In Isoptericola jiangsuensis, the following proteins share a genomic window:
- the rpsC gene encoding 30S ribosomal protein S3, translating to MGQKIHPHGYRLGITTDHRSRWFADSTKPGQRYRDYVREDVEIRKLMATGLERAGIAKVEIERTRDRVRVDIHTARPGIVIGRRGAEADRIRGELEKLTGKQVQLNILEVKNAEIEAQLVAQGIAEQLASRVSFRRAMRKGIQSAQRAGAKGIRVQVSGRLGGAEMSRSEFYREGRVPLHTLRANIDYGFFEARTTFGRIGVKVWIYKGDLTEKEFAAQQATAAPRQGRGPRGERGGERRGGAGRRTERPQRQSADAPAATDAPAEQAAAPESGTEA from the coding sequence GTGGGGCAGAAGATTCACCCGCACGGGTACCGCCTCGGCATCACCACCGACCACCGGTCGCGCTGGTTCGCCGACAGCACCAAGCCCGGTCAGCGGTACCGCGACTACGTCCGTGAGGACGTCGAGATCCGCAAGCTCATGGCCACGGGCCTCGAGCGTGCCGGCATCGCCAAGGTCGAGATCGAGCGCACCCGCGACCGTGTCCGCGTGGACATCCACACGGCCCGTCCGGGCATCGTCATCGGCCGCCGCGGCGCCGAGGCGGACCGCATCCGCGGCGAGCTCGAGAAGCTCACCGGCAAGCAGGTGCAGCTCAACATCCTCGAGGTCAAGAACGCCGAGATCGAGGCGCAGCTGGTCGCGCAGGGCATCGCCGAGCAGCTCGCCTCCCGCGTCTCCTTCCGTCGCGCCATGCGCAAGGGCATCCAGTCCGCGCAGCGCGCCGGCGCGAAGGGCATCCGCGTGCAGGTCTCGGGTCGTCTCGGCGGCGCCGAGATGAGCCGGTCGGAGTTCTACCGCGAGGGTCGCGTGCCGCTGCACACCCTCCGCGCGAACATCGACTACGGCTTCTTCGAGGCCCGCACGACCTTCGGCCGCATCGGCGTGAAGGTCTGGATCTACAAGGGCGACCTCACCGAGAAGGAGTTCGCCGCGCAGCAGGCGACCGCCGCTCCCCGCCAGGGCCGTGGGCCCCGTGGCGAGCGCGGTGGCGAGCGTCGAGGTGGTGCCGGTCGTCGGACCGAGCGCCCGCAGCGTCAGTCTGCCGACGCCCCTGCCGCGACCGACGCGCCGGCCGAGCAGGCCGCAGCGCCCGAGTCCGGAACGGAGGCCTGA
- the rplP gene encoding 50S ribosomal protein L16 yields MLIPRRLKHRKQHHPKRSGAAKGGTTISFGDFGIQALEPAYVTNRQIEAARIAMTRHIKRGGKVWINIYPDRPLTKKPAETRMGSGKGSPEWWVANVKPGRIVFELAGVPEELAREAMRRAMHKLPMKCRFVVREGGAN; encoded by the coding sequence ATGCTGATCCCCCGCAGGCTCAAGCACCGCAAGCAGCACCACCCGAAGCGCTCCGGCGCTGCCAAGGGTGGCACCACGATCTCGTTCGGCGACTTCGGCATCCAGGCTCTCGAGCCCGCCTACGTCACGAACCGCCAGATCGAGGCTGCTCGTATCGCGATGACCCGCCACATCAAGCGTGGCGGCAAGGTCTGGATCAACATCTACCCGGACCGCCCGCTGACGAAGAAGCCCGCCGAGACCCGCATGGGTTCCGGTAAGGGCTCCCCGGAGTGGTGGGTCGCCAACGTCAAGCCCGGCCGCATCGTCTTCGAGCTGGCCGGAGTCCCCGAGGAGCTCGCACGCGAGGCCATGCGCCGCGCGATGCACAAGCTCCCGATGAAGTGCCGTTTCGTGGTGCGCGAGGGTGGTGCGAACTGA
- the rpmC gene encoding 50S ribosomal protein L29 produces MAIGTQGLAPADLDGFDDESLVAKLKESKEELFNLRFQAATGQLESHGRLKAVKRDISRIYTILRERELGIRTAPSVSE; encoded by the coding sequence ATGGCTATCGGAACCCAGGGCCTGGCCCCGGCCGACCTTGACGGCTTCGACGACGAGTCGCTCGTCGCGAAGCTCAAGGAGTCCAAGGAGGAGCTCTTCAACCTCCGCTTCCAGGCGGCCACCGGCCAGCTCGAGTCGCACGGCCGCCTCAAGGCGGTCAAGCGCGACATCTCGCGGATCTACACGATCCTGCGTGAGCGTGAGCTCGGCATCCGTACGGCCCCGAGCGTGAGTGAGTGA
- the rpsQ gene encoding 30S ribosomal protein S17, with product MSENTETVTTEERATRKVRRGYVVSDKMDKTIVVAVEDRVKHPLYGKVMRRTNKVKAHDEQNSAGIGDLVVIMETRPLSATKRWRLVEILEKAK from the coding sequence ATGAGCGAGAACACCGAGACGGTGACCACCGAGGAGCGGGCTACCCGCAAGGTGCGCCGCGGCTACGTCGTCAGCGACAAGATGGACAAGACCATCGTCGTCGCGGTCGAGGACCGTGTGAAGCACCCCCTGTACGGCAAGGTCATGCGTCGTACGAACAAGGTGAAGGCGCACGACGAGCAGAACAGCGCCGGCATCGGCGACCTGGTCGTCATCATGGAGACCCGCCCGCTGTCCGCGACCAAGCGGTGGCGCCTGGTGGAGATCCTCGAGAAGGCCAAGTAA
- the rplN gene encoding 50S ribosomal protein L14, translating into MIQQESRLRVADNTGAKEILCIRVLGGSGRRYAGIGDTIVATVKDAIPGGNVKKGDVVKAVVVRTVKERRRPDGSYIKFDENAAVILKNEGEPRGTRIFGPVGRELRDKKFMKIISLAPEVL; encoded by the coding sequence ATGATCCAGCAGGAGTCGCGACTGCGTGTCGCCGACAACACGGGTGCCAAGGAGATTCTCTGCATCCGTGTTCTCGGTGGCTCCGGCCGTCGCTACGCCGGTATCGGCGACACCATCGTCGCCACCGTCAAGGACGCGATCCCGGGCGGCAACGTGAAGAAGGGTGACGTCGTCAAGGCGGTCGTCGTCCGGACCGTCAAGGAGCGCCGTCGTCCCGACGGTTCCTACATCAAGTTCGACGAGAACGCCGCGGTCATCCTCAAGAACGAGGGCGAGCCCCGTGGTACGCGCATCTTCGGGCCGGTCGGCCGCGAGCTGCGCGACAAGAAGTTCATGAAGATCATCTCGCTGGCACCGGAGGTGCTCTGA
- the rplX gene encoding 50S ribosomal protein L24: MAKIKKGDQVIVIAGRDKGLTGRVLEVLKDSDRVIVEGVQRVTKHVKAGQSARGTRTGGIETVEAPIHVSNVMLVDPETKKGTRVGFRTEQVEQDGRTRTVRVRVAKRSGKDI, translated from the coding sequence ATGGCGAAGATCAAGAAGGGCGACCAGGTGATCGTCATCGCCGGTCGCGACAAGGGCCTCACGGGCCGCGTGCTCGAGGTCCTCAAGGACTCTGACCGCGTCATCGTCGAGGGCGTCCAGCGCGTCACCAAGCACGTCAAGGCCGGCCAGTCGGCTCGTGGCACCCGCACGGGTGGCATCGAGACCGTCGAGGCGCCGATCCACGTGTCGAACGTGATGCTGGTCGACCCGGAGACGAAGAAGGGCACCCGCGTCGGCTTCCGCACCGAGCAGGTCGAGCAGGACGGTCGCACCCGCACGGTGCGCGTCCGCGTCGCGAAGCGTTCCGGGAAGGACATCTGA
- the rplE gene encoding 50S ribosomal protein L5, translating to MTETTLEAPATPRLKQKYREEILSALLEEFGHANVQQVAGLTKIVVNMGVGDAAKDSKLIEGAIRDLTAITGQKPQVNRAKKSIAQFKLREGMPIGAHVTLRGDRMWEFLDRLLSIALPRIRDFRGLSPKQFDGHGNYTFGLTEQSMFHEIDQDKIDRVRGMDITIVTTATTDDEGRSLLRRLGFPFKEN from the coding sequence ATGACCGAGACGACTCTCGAGGCCCCGGCCACGCCGCGCCTCAAGCAGAAGTACCGCGAGGAGATCCTCTCCGCGCTCCTCGAGGAGTTCGGCCACGCCAACGTCCAGCAGGTCGCCGGTCTCACGAAGATCGTCGTCAACATGGGTGTCGGTGACGCGGCGAAGGACTCGAAGCTGATCGAGGGCGCGATCCGCGACCTGACCGCCATCACCGGTCAGAAGCCGCAGGTCAACCGCGCCAAGAAGTCCATCGCGCAGTTCAAGCTGCGTGAGGGCATGCCGATCGGTGCGCACGTCACGCTGCGCGGCGACCGCATGTGGGAGTTCCTCGACCGTCTGCTGTCGATCGCGCTGCCCCGCATCCGCGACTTCCGCGGTCTGAGCCCGAAGCAGTTCGACGGGCACGGCAACTACACCTTCGGTCTCACGGAGCAGTCGATGTTCCACGAGATCGACCAGGACAAGATCGACCGTGTCCGCGGCATGGACATCACGATCGTGACGACGGCGACGACCGACGACGAGGGCCGCTCCCTGCTGCGCCGTCTCGGCTTCCCCTTCAAGGAGAACTGA
- a CDS encoding type Z 30S ribosomal protein S14 — protein MAKKALINKANAKPKFAVRAYTRCQRCGRPHSVYRKFGLCRICLREMAHRGELPGVTKSSW, from the coding sequence ATGGCGAAGAAGGCCCTGATCAACAAGGCGAACGCCAAGCCGAAGTTCGCCGTGCGCGCCTACACGCGGTGCCAGCGGTGCGGTCGTCCGCACTCGGTGTACCGCAAGTTCGGCCTGTGCCGCATCTGCCTGCGGGAGATGGCCCACCGTGGCGAGCTCCCCGGCGTCACCAAGAGCAGCTGGTAA
- the rpsH gene encoding 30S ribosomal protein S8, which yields MTMTDPIADMLTRLRNANSAHHDTVTMPFSKLKSRIADILQAEGYIAGWTVEDATVGQNLTINLKYGPSRERALTGVRRVSKPGLRVYAKSTNLPKVLGGLGVAILSTSSGLLTDRQAQAKGVGGEVIAYVW from the coding sequence ATGACTATGACCGACCCGATCGCAGACATGCTGACGCGTCTGCGTAACGCGAACTCGGCGCACCACGACACGGTCACCATGCCGTTCTCGAAGCTGAAGTCGCGTATCGCCGACATCCTCCAGGCCGAGGGCTACATCGCCGGCTGGACCGTCGAGGACGCGACGGTGGGGCAGAACCTCACCATCAACCTCAAGTACGGCCCGAGCCGTGAGCGCGCGCTGACCGGCGTCCGCCGCGTGTCCAAGCCTGGTCTGCGTGTCTACGCGAAGTCCACCAACCTGCCCAAGGTCCTCGGCGGCCTCGGCGTGGCCATCCTGTCCACCTCCTCCGGCCTCCTGACGGACCGTCAGGCCCAGGCCAAGGGTGTGGGCGGCGAAGTCATCGCCTACGTCTGGTAA
- the rplF gene encoding 50S ribosomal protein L6, with translation MSRIGKLPVPVPAGVDVTISGALVTVKGPKGSLEHNVATPITVAEEDGTLKVSRPDDERKSRALHGLTRTLLANMITGVTDGYAKKLEIVGTGYRVTAKGSDLEFALGFSHPVVVSAPEGITFTVESPTKFTVVGIDKQQVGEVAANIRKIRKPEPYKGKGVRYADEVVRRKVGKAGK, from the coding sequence ATGTCTCGAATCGGCAAGCTCCCCGTTCCGGTCCCGGCCGGCGTGGACGTCACCATCAGCGGCGCGCTCGTGACCGTGAAGGGCCCCAAGGGTTCTCTCGAGCACAACGTCGCCACCCCCATCACCGTCGCCGAGGAGGACGGGACCCTCAAGGTCTCGCGTCCCGACGACGAGCGGAAGTCGCGTGCGCTGCACGGTCTGACCCGCACCCTGCTGGCCAACATGATCACCGGTGTGACCGACGGCTACGCCAAGAAGCTCGAGATCGTCGGTACCGGTTACCGCGTCACGGCGAAGGGCTCGGACCTCGAGTTCGCGCTCGGCTTCTCGCACCCCGTCGTGGTCTCCGCCCCCGAGGGCATCACCTTCACGGTCGAGAGCCCCACGAAGTTCACCGTGGTCGGCATCGACAAGCAGCAGGTCGGCGAGGTCGCTGCGAACATCCGCAAGATCCGCAAGCCCGAGCCCTACAAGGGCAAGGGTGTGCGCTACGCCGACGAGGTCGTCCGTCGCAAGGTCGGAAAGGCTGGTAAGTGA
- the rplR gene encoding 50S ribosomal protein L18 yields MALKILGKGKTVARQRRHLRLRKKIKGTATRPRLVVTRSSRHMVAQVVDDTVGKTVASASTLEADLRALDGDKTAKARKVGELVAERAKAAGIESVVFDRGGNKYHGRVAAVADGAREGGLAL; encoded by the coding sequence ATGGCTCTCAAGATTCTGGGCAAGGGCAAGACCGTCGCTCGCCAGCGCCGCCACCTTCGCCTGCGCAAGAAGATCAAGGGCACCGCGACGCGTCCGCGCCTCGTCGTGACCCGCTCGTCGCGTCACATGGTGGCGCAGGTCGTGGACGACACGGTCGGCAAGACCGTGGCCTCCGCGTCGACCCTCGAGGCCGACCTGCGTGCGCTCGACGGCGACAAGACCGCCAAGGCCCGCAAGGTGGGCGAGCTCGTGGCCGAGCGTGCCAAGGCCGCCGGCATCGAGTCCGTCGTCTTCGACCGCGGTGGGAACAAGTACCACGGTCGGGTGGCTGCGGTCGCCGACGGCGCCCGCGAAGGCGGTCTGGCGCTGTGA
- the rpsE gene encoding 30S ribosomal protein S5, translating to MAAGQRNTGAPQGANESKNDGRRSNRRDDRRNPRGEEKSAFVERVVTINRVAKVVKGGRRFSFTALVVVGDGDGTVGVGYGKAKEVPAAIAKGVEEAKKNFFRVPRIQGTIPHPVQGEEAAGVVFLRPASPGTGVIAGGPVRAVLECAGIHDVLSKSLGSSNAINIVHATVAALKGLEEPAAVAARRGLPLEDVAPAALLRAQAAGLADKAAKKADEKVGA from the coding sequence ATGGCTGCAGGGCAGCGCAACACCGGCGCCCCCCAGGGCGCCAACGAGTCCAAGAACGACGGTCGCCGCTCCAACCGGCGCGACGACCGCCGCAACCCCCGCGGTGAGGAGAAGAGCGCGTTCGTCGAGCGCGTCGTCACCATCAACCGCGTGGCCAAGGTCGTCAAGGGCGGCCGCCGCTTCAGCTTCACCGCGCTGGTCGTGGTGGGCGACGGCGACGGCACCGTCGGTGTCGGCTACGGGAAGGCCAAGGAGGTGCCCGCGGCGATCGCCAAGGGCGTCGAGGAGGCGAAGAAGAACTTCTTCCGCGTCCCCCGCATCCAGGGCACCATCCCGCACCCCGTCCAGGGTGAGGAGGCCGCCGGTGTGGTCTTCCTCCGTCCGGCCTCCCCGGGTACCGGTGTGATCGCCGGTGGTCCGGTGCGCGCCGTCCTGGAGTGCGCGGGCATCCACGACGTCCTGAGCAAGTCGCTCGGTTCGTCGAACGCGATCAACATCGTGCACGCCACCGTCGCGGCCCTCAAGGGTCTCGAGGAGCCGGCCGCCGTCGCCGCCCGTCGTGGTCTGCCGCTGGAGGACGTGGCCCCGGCCGCCCTCCTGCGTGCCCAGGCCGCCGGTCTCGCCGACAAGGCCGCCAAGAAGGCTGACGAGAAGGTGGGTGCGTGA
- the rpmD gene encoding 50S ribosomal protein L30 — translation MARLKVTQVRSAIGGKQNQRDTLRTLGLKRIGDTAVKEDRPEIRGMVATVAHLVTVEEVD, via the coding sequence ATGGCTCGTCTGAAGGTCACCCAGGTCCGGTCCGCCATCGGCGGCAAGCAGAACCAGCGTGACACGCTGCGGACCCTCGGTCTCAAGCGGATCGGCGACACCGCCGTGAAGGAGGACCGTCCGGAGATCCGCGGCATGGTCGCCACGGTGGCGCATCTCGTCACCGTCGAGGAGGTCGACTGA
- the rplO gene encoding 50S ribosomal protein L15, which translates to MADNTEKVQPLKVHHLRPAPGAKKAKTRVGRGEASKGKTAGRGTKGTKARYQVPERFEGGQMPLHMRLPKLRGFKNPFRVEFQVVNLDKLAALYPEGGSVTVEDLVAKGAVRKGQPVKVLGTGEITVKLDVAVDALSGSAKEKILAAGGSVSED; encoded by the coding sequence ATGGCTGACAACACCGAGAAGGTGCAGCCGCTCAAGGTGCACCACCTGCGTCCGGCCCCCGGCGCCAAGAAGGCCAAGACCCGTGTGGGTCGTGGTGAGGCGTCGAAGGGTAAGACGGCAGGTCGCGGTACCAAGGGTACGAAGGCTCGCTACCAGGTTCCCGAGCGCTTCGAGGGTGGGCAGATGCCTCTGCACATGCGCCTCCCGAAGCTGCGCGGGTTCAAGAACCCGTTCCGTGTCGAGTTCCAGGTCGTGAACCTGGACAAGCTCGCCGCGCTGTACCCCGAGGGTGGCTCCGTCACCGTCGAGGACCTCGTCGCCAAGGGCGCGGTCCGCAAGGGCCAGCCGGTGAAGGTGCTCGGCACGGGTGAGATCACCGTCAAGCTGGACGTCGCGGTCGACGCGCTGTCCGGCTCCGCCAAGGAGAAGATCCTGGCGGCCGGCGGCTCGGTCTCCGAGGACTGA
- the secY gene encoding preprotein translocase subunit SecY has protein sequence MLSAFGRAFRTPDLRRKLLFTIAIMALFRVGSFIPAPGVDYANVQQCAAVLEGSTSLLGLVNTFSGGALLQLSIFALGIMPYITASIIVQLLRVVIPRFEALHKEGQSGQSKLTQYTRYLTIALAVLQSTTIITTARTGLLFPGCGLDVVVDDRFMTAALMVLTMTAGTGLVMWLGELITERGIGNGMSLLIFTSIVASLPTALWSIAGGANGVLNFTVVLIMIVLVIAMVVFVEQSQRRIPVQYAKRMVGRRMYGGTSTYIPIKINMAGVIPVIFAASILAIPALIAQFGDQTADWVIWISNNLAQQDQGWYIVLYITMIIFFAFFYTSITFNPDEVADNMKKYGGFIPGIRAGRPTAEYLDFVITRITSAGSLYLAVVALIPTLVLVLLGVTTNIPFGGTSILIIVGVGLEFVKQVNAQLQQRHYEGFLR, from the coding sequence GTGCTCAGCGCATTCGGCCGGGCTTTCCGGACACCGGACCTGCGGCGCAAGCTGCTGTTCACGATCGCGATCATGGCGCTGTTCCGTGTGGGGTCGTTCATCCCGGCACCGGGCGTGGACTACGCCAACGTGCAGCAGTGTGCTGCCGTGCTGGAGGGCAGCACGTCGCTGCTCGGGCTCGTCAACACCTTCAGCGGCGGCGCGCTGCTGCAGCTGTCGATCTTCGCGCTCGGGATCATGCCCTACATCACGGCCAGCATCATCGTGCAGCTCCTGCGGGTGGTCATCCCGCGGTTCGAGGCCCTGCACAAGGAGGGTCAGTCGGGGCAGTCGAAGCTCACGCAGTACACCCGCTACCTGACCATCGCCCTCGCGGTGCTGCAGTCGACGACGATCATCACGACGGCTCGCACGGGGCTCCTGTTCCCGGGCTGCGGCCTCGACGTGGTGGTCGACGACCGCTTCATGACGGCGGCGCTCATGGTGCTCACGATGACGGCCGGTACCGGCCTGGTCATGTGGCTCGGCGAGCTCATCACCGAGCGCGGCATCGGCAACGGCATGTCGCTGCTCATCTTCACGTCGATCGTCGCCAGCCTCCCGACGGCCCTGTGGTCGATCGCCGGTGGCGCGAACGGCGTCCTCAACTTCACCGTCGTCCTGATCATGATCGTCCTGGTCATCGCGATGGTCGTGTTCGTGGAGCAGTCGCAGCGCCGCATCCCGGTGCAGTACGCGAAGCGCATGGTGGGTCGTCGCATGTACGGCGGGACCAGCACCTACATCCCGATCAAGATCAACATGGCCGGCGTCATCCCGGTCATCTTCGCCGCGTCGATCCTCGCGATCCCGGCGCTCATCGCGCAGTTCGGCGACCAGACGGCCGACTGGGTCATCTGGATCTCGAACAACCTGGCCCAGCAGGACCAGGGCTGGTACATCGTGCTCTACATCACGATGATCATCTTCTTCGCGTTCTTCTACACGTCGATCACGTTCAACCCGGACGAGGTCGCCGACAACATGAAGAAGTACGGGGGCTTCATCCCCGGTATCCGCGCCGGTCGGCCCACCGCCGAGTACCTGGACTTCGTGATCACCCGCATCACGTCCGCCGGCTCGCTCTATCTCGCCGTCGTCGCCCTCATCCCGACGCTGGTGCTGGTCCTCCTCGGGGTGACCACGAACATCCCGTTCGGCGGCACCTCGATCCTCATCATCGTCGGTGTGGGCCTGGAGTTCGTGAAGCAGGTCAATGCTCAGCTCCAGCAGCGACACTACGAAGGGTTCCTCCGTTGA
- a CDS encoding adenylate kinase, with protein sequence MGPQGAGKGTQAARLAEVFGIPAISTGDIFRANIKGGTELGRLAQEYSAKGELVPDEVTDSMVRDRLAEDDVRTGFLLDGYPRNAHQVEALDGILTDLGWDLDGVIELTADRDELLGRIAKRAEIEGREDDTPEAIARRLDIYDAETAPLTAAYAERNLLVQVDGIGEITEVTDRIVAGLAQQLG encoded by the coding sequence ATGGGTCCGCAGGGCGCGGGCAAGGGCACGCAGGCCGCCCGGCTCGCCGAGGTGTTCGGTATCCCGGCGATCTCGACGGGTGACATCTTCCGCGCCAACATCAAGGGCGGCACCGAGCTCGGGCGCCTGGCGCAGGAGTACTCCGCCAAGGGTGAGCTGGTCCCCGACGAGGTCACCGACTCCATGGTCCGGGACCGCCTCGCCGAGGACGACGTCCGCACCGGGTTCCTGCTCGACGGCTACCCGCGCAACGCCCACCAGGTCGAGGCCCTCGACGGGATCCTCACCGATCTCGGCTGGGACCTGGACGGTGTCATCGAGCTCACCGCCGACCGCGACGAGCTGCTCGGCCGGATCGCGAAGCGGGCCGAGATCGAGGGCCGCGAGGACGACACCCCGGAGGCGATCGCACGCCGGCTCGACATCTACGACGCGGAGACCGCACCGCTGACGGCCGCCTACGCCGAGCGCAACCTGCTCGTCCAGGTCGACGGCATCGGCGAGATCACCGAGGTCACCGACCGGATCGTCGCGGGGCTCGCGCAGCAGCTCGGCTGA
- the map gene encoding type I methionyl aminopeptidase — protein sequence MFLSREKVELKSLDQVLLMRRAGLVVADALAAVRAAARPGMTTADLDAVAAGVIRDAGASPSFLGYHGFPATICTSVNDEVVHGIPGARVLGVGDVVSVDCGAIVEGWHGDSAVSFLLGAEGAVDPEEAGEGFDPADALLVRATRTSMWAGIAALASARRVGEVGDAVEAAVELAADLHDVTLGIVEEYTGHGIGSAMHQPPDVLNFRASGDRGPRVRTGMCLAIEPMVTLGTAETRVLADDWTVVTADGSRAAHWEHSVAVLESGVAVLTAPDLGAAGLAPFGVTPVALDALV from the coding sequence GTGTTCCTGTCCCGTGAGAAGGTCGAGCTGAAGTCGCTCGACCAGGTGCTGCTCATGCGCCGCGCCGGCCTCGTGGTGGCCGACGCCCTCGCCGCCGTCCGGGCGGCGGCCCGTCCCGGGATGACGACCGCCGACCTCGACGCGGTCGCGGCGGGGGTGATCCGCGACGCGGGCGCCTCGCCGTCGTTCCTCGGCTACCACGGCTTCCCGGCGACGATCTGCACGTCGGTGAACGACGAGGTGGTCCACGGCATCCCCGGTGCGCGCGTCCTCGGTGTCGGGGACGTCGTGTCGGTCGACTGCGGTGCGATCGTCGAGGGATGGCACGGCGACTCCGCGGTGTCGTTCCTCCTCGGCGCCGAGGGCGCGGTGGACCCGGAGGAGGCGGGGGAGGGGTTCGACCCCGCGGACGCGCTCCTCGTCCGGGCGACGCGCACGTCGATGTGGGCCGGTATCGCGGCCCTCGCGTCCGCGCGGCGCGTGGGTGAGGTGGGTGACGCGGTCGAGGCGGCGGTGGAGCTCGCCGCGGACCTCCACGACGTCACCCTCGGCATCGTCGAGGAGTACACCGGGCACGGCATCGGGTCGGCGATGCACCAGCCGCCGGACGTCCTCAACTTCCGGGCGTCGGGGGACCGGGGGCCGCGCGTGCGTACCGGGATGTGCCTCGCGATCGAGCCGATGGTCACGCTCGGCACCGCGGAGACGCGGGTGCTGGCCGACGACTGGACGGTGGTGACGGCGGACGGCTCCCGTGCCGCCCACTGGGAGCACTCGGTGGCGGTCCTGGAGAGCGGCGTGGCCGTCCTCACGGCCCCGGACCTGGGGGCGGCAGGGCTGGCGCCCTTCGGGGTGACCCCGGTGGCGCTGGACGCCCTCGTGTGA
- the infA gene encoding translation initiation factor IF-1 — protein sequence MAKKDGVIEIEGSVIEALPNAMFRVELANGHKVLAHISGKMRQHYIRILPEDRVVVELSPYDLSRGRIVYRYK from the coding sequence ATGGCAAAGAAGGACGGTGTCATCGAGATCGAGGGCAGCGTGATCGAGGCGCTGCCGAACGCGATGTTCCGCGTGGAGCTGGCCAACGGTCACAAGGTTCTCGCGCACATCTCGGGCAAGATGCGCCAGCACTACATCCGGATCCTCCCCGAGGACCGGGTCGTGGTGGAGCTCAGCCCGTACGACCTGTCCCGTGGCCGGATCGTCTACCGCTACAAGTAG
- the rpmJ gene encoding 50S ribosomal protein L36, producing MKVKPSVKKICDKCKVIRRHGRVMVICENLRHKQRQG from the coding sequence ATGAAGGTCAAGCCGAGCGTCAAGAAGATCTGCGACAAGTGCAAGGTGATCCGCCGGCACGGTCGCGTCATGGTGATCTGCGAGAACCTGCGCCACAAGCAGCGCCAGGGCTGA
- the rpsM gene encoding 30S ribosomal protein S13 — MARLIGVDLPRDKRVVVALTYIYGVGRTRSEQALAATGISQDTRVKDLGDAELVALRDFLEGNFQLEGDLRREVAADIRRKVEIGTYQGLRHRRGLPVRGQRTKTNARTRKGKKRTVAGKKKAR, encoded by the coding sequence ATGGCACGTCTTATCGGCGTCGACCTCCCCCGTGACAAGCGGGTCGTGGTCGCGCTCACCTACATCTACGGCGTCGGCCGTACCCGCTCGGAGCAGGCACTCGCCGCCACGGGCATCTCCCAGGACACGCGCGTGAAGGACCTCGGCGACGCCGAGCTCGTCGCGCTGCGCGACTTCCTCGAGGGCAACTTCCAGCTCGAGGGTGACCTCCGCCGCGAGGTCGCCGCCGACATCCGCCGCAAGGTCGAGATCGGCACCTACCAGGGTCTGCGTCACCGTCGCGGGCTGCCGGTGCGCGGTCAGCGCACCAAGACCAACGCGCGTACCCGCAAGGGCAAGAAGCGCACCGTCGCGGGCAAGAAGAAGGCCCGCTGA
- the rpsK gene encoding 30S ribosomal protein S11, producing MPPKTRSSASRKPRRKDKKNVPLGQAHIKSTFNNTIVSITDPSGAVISWASAGHVGFKGSRKSTPYAAQLAAESAARRAQEHGVKKVDVFVKGPGSGRETAIRSLQATGIEVGSIQDVTPQAHNGCRPPKRRRV from the coding sequence ATGCCTCCCAAGACTCGCTCCTCCGCCTCGCGCAAGCCGCGCCGCAAGGACAAGAAGAACGTCCCGCTCGGCCAGGCGCACATCAAGAGCACCTTCAACAACACGATCGTGTCGATCACGGACCCCTCGGGTGCCGTCATCTCGTGGGCCTCGGCCGGCCACGTCGGCTTCAAGGGCTCGCGCAAGTCGACCCCCTACGCCGCGCAGCTCGCTGCCGAGTCGGCCGCCCGCCGCGCCCAGGAGCACGGCGTCAAGAAGGTCGACGTCTTCGTCAAGGGCCCGGGTTCCGGTCGTGAGACCGCCATCCGCTCCCTCCAGGCGACCGGCATCGAGGTCGGCTCGATCCAGGACGTGACCCCGCAGGCGCACAACGGCTGCCGCCCGCCCAAGCGTCGCCGCGTCTGA